A genomic segment from Microbacterium sp. SORGH_AS_0428 encodes:
- a CDS encoding branched-chain amino acid ABC transporter permease — protein sequence MGTFIQLVIDGLSVGSVYAALALAIVLVNQATGLINFAQGGMAVLSAYLAWWFTGMGVPLILAILLSVGVSFLFGAVVERYLMRRFEGGDPDTAVVVTIGLLTLITGVCGWLFTYNNQQFPSLFPLDTISVLGASVSVRSIGTTVVILAIMILLQALFAGTKLGLALRAVAVNPQSAAFSGLPVSRLLMVGWGLAAALGAVAGALVAPQLTLTPGMMDNALVYALAAVILGGLSSPVGVVAAAWIIGVLENLAAVYVPFIGYDLKVAVPFVLIFVVLLVRPQGLFGRRTVVRV from the coding sequence GTGGGAACCTTCATCCAACTCGTCATCGACGGACTGTCCGTCGGATCGGTCTACGCGGCCCTCGCGCTGGCGATCGTGCTCGTCAACCAGGCGACCGGGCTGATCAACTTCGCCCAGGGCGGGATGGCGGTGCTCTCCGCCTACCTCGCCTGGTGGTTCACGGGGATGGGGGTCCCGCTGATCCTCGCGATCCTGCTCTCGGTGGGCGTCTCGTTCCTGTTCGGCGCCGTCGTCGAGCGATACCTGATGCGTCGCTTCGAGGGTGGCGATCCCGACACCGCCGTCGTGGTGACGATCGGCCTGCTGACCCTCATCACCGGTGTCTGCGGCTGGCTCTTCACGTACAACAACCAGCAGTTCCCCTCGCTCTTCCCCCTCGACACGATCTCCGTGCTGGGCGCGTCGGTGAGCGTGCGATCGATCGGGACGACCGTCGTCATCCTCGCCATCATGATCCTGCTGCAGGCGCTGTTCGCCGGAACCAAGCTGGGCCTGGCGCTGCGTGCGGTCGCGGTGAATCCGCAGTCCGCGGCCTTCTCCGGCCTGCCCGTGAGTCGCCTGCTCATGGTCGGATGGGGGCTGGCCGCGGCGCTCGGCGCGGTGGCCGGCGCGCTCGTCGCCCCGCAGCTCACACTCACTCCCGGGATGATGGACAACGCCCTCGTCTACGCGCTGGCGGCCGTCATCCTCGGCGGACTCTCCAGCCCCGTCGGCGTGGTCGCGGCGGCATGGATCATCGGCGTCCTGGAGAACCTCGCCGCCGTCTACGTGCCCTTCATCGGATACGACCTCAAGGTCGCGGTGCCGTTCGTGCTCATCTTCGTCGTGCTGCTCGTGCGACCACAGGGCCTGTTCGGCCGCAGAACGGTGGTGCGTGTCTGA
- a CDS encoding aminomethyl transferase family protein translates to MTSESLAAAIERTGSPLELLRNQNWPAFTFPVAPEFTNWRDEQRAWNTTVALMDQSHHMTQLFLGGSDLIEVLSSISPNTFATFRPGVAKQLISVNESGYLVGDGILFYNEDAPEGLVLIGHHILIDWVRFTLEKAAAEGKDVHQRLEPNSHMRQGPPTFYRYELQGPEADRVMEKLFGGPAPDIKFFHIGDVTIGGRAVKALRHGMAGQPGFEFFGPWADNEHVLQTILEAGEEFGIRRVGAKAYSATPLESGWVPTPFPAVFDDDMAEYRSWLPAERIGSVAGSLTSDDVRDFYLTPYDIGLGRSVRFDHDFHGRAALERHAENPRRRKVTLLWNADDVAAVVRSQLEPGTPAKFLDFPKARYGLYQMDEVRRAGERVGISTDAGYIAYDQLYMSLATLDADIPDGDEVEIVWGEDPISAKDSVDQNHRQVIVRATVAPAPYHEWARTVYRA, encoded by the coding sequence ATGACATCCGAATCCCTCGCCGCGGCGATCGAACGCACCGGAAGCCCGCTCGAGCTGCTGCGCAACCAGAACTGGCCGGCGTTCACGTTCCCGGTCGCCCCCGAGTTCACGAACTGGCGCGATGAGCAGCGCGCCTGGAACACCACGGTCGCGCTCATGGACCAGTCGCATCACATGACGCAGCTGTTCCTCGGCGGCAGCGACCTCATCGAGGTGCTCTCCTCCATCTCACCCAACACCTTCGCCACGTTCCGCCCGGGCGTGGCCAAACAGCTCATCAGCGTGAACGAGTCCGGCTACCTCGTCGGAGACGGCATCCTGTTCTACAACGAAGACGCACCCGAGGGGCTCGTGCTCATCGGCCACCACATCCTCATCGACTGGGTGCGCTTCACCCTCGAGAAGGCCGCGGCCGAGGGCAAGGATGTGCATCAGCGTCTGGAGCCGAACTCGCACATGCGGCAGGGCCCGCCCACCTTCTACCGCTACGAGCTACAGGGGCCCGAGGCCGACCGCGTCATGGAGAAGCTGTTCGGCGGCCCGGCACCCGACATCAAGTTCTTCCACATCGGCGACGTCACCATCGGCGGCCGCGCGGTGAAGGCGCTGCGTCACGGCATGGCCGGACAGCCTGGCTTCGAGTTCTTCGGCCCGTGGGCGGACAACGAGCACGTGCTACAGACGATTCTGGAGGCCGGCGAGGAGTTCGGCATCCGCCGCGTCGGCGCGAAGGCCTACTCGGCCACACCGCTCGAGTCCGGCTGGGTGCCCACGCCCTTCCCCGCCGTCTTCGACGACGACATGGCCGAATACCGGTCGTGGCTGCCCGCCGAGCGGATCGGCTCGGTGGCGGGCTCGCTCACCTCCGACGACGTGCGCGACTTCTATCTCACGCCGTACGACATCGGACTCGGCCGCTCGGTGCGCTTCGACCACGACTTCCACGGCCGTGCGGCGCTGGAGCGGCACGCGGAGAACCCGCGCCGGCGCAAGGTCACCCTGCTCTGGAACGCGGACGATGTCGCCGCCGTCGTGCGCTCGCAGCTCGAGCCCGGCACGCCCGCGAAGTTCCTCGACTTCCCCAAGGCGCGCTACGGGCTGTACCAGATGGACGAGGTGCGCCGCGCCGGCGAGCGCGTCGGCATCTCGACGGATGCGGGCTACATCGCCTACGACCAGCTGTACATGTCGCTCGCGACCCTCGACGCCGACATCCCCGACGGCGACGAGGTCGAGATCGTGTGGGGTGAGGATCCGATCTCCGCGAAGGACTCGGTCGATCAGAACCACCGCCAGGTGATCGTGCGAGCGACGGTCGCTCCGGCTCCGTACCACGAGTGGGCGCGCACGGTCTATCGCGCCTGA
- a CDS encoding ABC transporter ATP-binding protein, translated as MTLLELVDVTASYGPVQVLDGVSLSVPEEGAVGILGANGAGKTTTLRAISGMVRTTGTIRFDGRDIRGMRPEKVASIGIAHVPEGRGTLGALTVRENLRVGAYQRRDHKAIQGDIDYCLELFPNLKERYRSHASALSGGEQQMLAVARAFMARPRLLLLDEASLGLAPSTARTVYDAIARLRRESGIAMLVVEQNATLAFRLVDTATVLETGRNVLTGTSAELKGMDEIRRAYLGG; from the coding sequence ATGACGCTGCTTGAACTCGTCGACGTGACCGCGTCGTACGGTCCGGTGCAGGTGCTCGACGGAGTGTCGCTGAGCGTGCCCGAGGAGGGGGCCGTCGGCATCCTCGGGGCGAACGGTGCGGGCAAGACGACCACGCTCCGCGCGATCAGCGGGATGGTGCGCACGACCGGCACCATCCGCTTCGACGGGCGCGACATCCGCGGGATGCGGCCCGAGAAGGTCGCGTCGATCGGCATCGCGCACGTGCCCGAGGGGCGCGGCACCCTCGGAGCCCTGACGGTGCGCGAGAACCTGCGGGTCGGTGCGTACCAGCGGCGCGACCACAAGGCGATCCAGGGCGACATCGACTACTGCCTCGAACTGTTCCCCAACCTCAAGGAGCGCTACCGTTCGCACGCCTCGGCGCTGTCCGGCGGCGAGCAGCAGATGCTCGCCGTCGCCCGCGCCTTCATGGCGCGTCCGCGCCTGCTCCTGCTCGATGAGGCGTCTCTCGGCCTCGCCCCGAGCACCGCGCGCACGGTCTACGACGCCATCGCGAGGCTCCGCCGGGAGTCGGGCATCGCGATGCTCGTGGTCGAGCAGAACGCGACGCTCGCCTTCCGGCTCGTCGACACCGCCACCGTGCTCGAGACCGGCCGGAACGTGCTCACCGGCACGTCGGCCGAGCTCAAGGGCATGGACGAGATCCGCCGCGCCTACCTGGGAGGTTGA
- a CDS encoding branched-chain amino acid ABC transporter permease, protein MASAASVFSRRWVRVVLVLAVVALLLLLPLMLPEFANQTIARIGVFAVAVLGLNVVMGYTGQVSLGQIFFVGLGAYVTAYGVQNDWNIALVFVLSILIPGVVGLVIALAAARLGGLAIAMVTIALPIVGVPLAKRLSDLTGGSQGVSARFTDAPEWTGLYDDQWQLYLVIIIGGIAFLLTRNLVRGKYGRAFAIVKDNEAVAAAMGVSPYRYKVLAFTVASLIGGVSGFLYMVVVQYTSPETMSFGHSIQLLAAMVIGGAGSIIGSLLGGAYYVLAPQLTNLVDPNLTAVLQGALLLLVLFVLPGGLASLPARLRRMRRRPDSGPSHPSSGGLPASPSTEGTTTERQNHP, encoded by the coding sequence ATGGCTTCCGCCGCATCCGTCTTCTCGCGTCGGTGGGTACGCGTCGTCCTCGTCCTCGCGGTCGTCGCGCTGCTTTTGCTCCTCCCGCTCATGCTGCCCGAGTTCGCCAACCAGACCATCGCGCGCATCGGCGTCTTCGCCGTCGCGGTGCTGGGACTGAACGTCGTCATGGGCTACACCGGGCAGGTCTCGCTCGGGCAGATCTTCTTCGTCGGGCTGGGCGCCTATGTCACCGCGTACGGCGTGCAGAACGACTGGAACATCGCCCTCGTCTTCGTGCTCAGCATCCTCATCCCCGGTGTCGTGGGGCTGGTCATCGCGCTCGCAGCGGCGCGGCTGGGCGGGCTCGCCATCGCGATGGTGACGATCGCGCTGCCGATCGTCGGCGTCCCGCTGGCCAAGCGGCTGTCGGATCTGACTGGCGGCTCGCAGGGCGTGTCGGCGCGCTTCACGGATGCGCCGGAGTGGACCGGGCTGTACGACGACCAATGGCAGCTGTACCTCGTGATCATCATCGGCGGCATCGCCTTCCTGCTCACCCGGAACCTGGTGCGGGGCAAGTACGGCCGCGCCTTCGCGATCGTGAAGGACAACGAGGCGGTCGCCGCGGCGATGGGCGTCTCGCCCTACCGGTACAAGGTGCTCGCCTTCACCGTCGCCTCCCTCATCGGCGGTGTGAGCGGCTTCCTCTACATGGTCGTCGTGCAGTACACCTCGCCCGAGACCATGAGCTTCGGGCACTCCATCCAGCTGCTCGCGGCGATGGTCATCGGCGGTGCCGGCAGCATCATCGGATCGCTGCTGGGCGGTGCGTACTACGTGCTCGCACCGCAGCTGACGAACCTCGTCGACCCGAACCTCACGGCCGTGCTCCAGGGTGCGCTGCTGCTTCTCGTGCTCTTCGTCCTGCCGGGAGGACTCGCATCCCTCCCCGCCCGACTGAGGCGGATGCGGCGGCGCCCCGACAGCGGACCGAGCCACCCATCGTCCGGCGGCCTTCCCGCGTCGCCGAGCACCGAGGGAACCACCACAGAGAGGCAGAATCACCCATGA
- a CDS encoding ABC transporter ATP-binding protein, whose amino-acid sequence MAARLTLKDVNLRFGGITVLHDVGFDVEPGQIFGLVGPNGAGKTSLFNCISGHYRPSSGSITIDGDEASGQTPAHLARRGLARTFQHPALQLHASVLENVMLGAHTRLPGGPGEWAIRTPRTWRSEREMRTEALRLLERSGLGWAANRHADELSHGLHKAIELCRALMSHPKLLLLDEPAAGLPHSEVEQLIATVRAIRDEDDITVVIVEHHMGLIAALTDRVVVLDHGRKLMEGSAAEAQSDPRVIEAYIGKEAADDAA is encoded by the coding sequence ATGGCGGCTCGACTCACCCTCAAGGATGTGAACCTGCGGTTCGGCGGGATCACGGTGCTGCACGACGTCGGCTTCGATGTGGAGCCCGGGCAGATCTTCGGCCTCGTCGGGCCCAACGGTGCCGGGAAGACCTCGCTGTTCAACTGCATCAGCGGGCACTACCGACCGAGTTCGGGCTCCATCACGATCGACGGCGACGAGGCATCCGGGCAGACCCCGGCGCATCTCGCGCGGCGCGGGCTCGCCCGCACCTTCCAGCATCCGGCGCTGCAACTGCACGCATCCGTTCTCGAGAACGTCATGTTGGGCGCGCACACGCGCCTTCCGGGAGGTCCCGGCGAATGGGCCATCCGCACGCCGCGCACGTGGCGCTCGGAGCGGGAGATGCGCACCGAGGCGCTGCGGCTGCTGGAGCGCTCCGGGCTCGGGTGGGCGGCGAACCGCCACGCCGACGAGCTCTCGCACGGACTCCACAAGGCGATCGAGCTGTGCCGCGCGCTCATGTCGCACCCGAAGCTGCTCCTGCTGGACGAGCCGGCGGCCGGGCTGCCGCACTCCGAGGTCGAGCAACTCATCGCGACCGTCCGTGCCATCCGCGACGAGGACGACATCACCGTCGTGATCGTCGAGCACCACATGGGGCTCATCGCGGCCCTGACCGACCGCGTGGTCGTGCTCGATCACGGCCGAAAGCTGATGGAAGGCTCGGCCGCCGAGGCGCAGAGCGATCCTCGGGTGATCGAGGCCTACATCGGCAAGGAGGCCGCCGATGACGCTGCTTGA
- a CDS encoding IclR family transcriptional regulator — MARGSAGESALHRHLRVLDAFDALHPFLTLGEIAATARIPVSTAHRLVAELTQEGLLERLPDRTYRLGVRLWEYASRTPGALGLREVARPWLAAAHARIRQHVQLGVRAELDVLFIERMSAPDAVVNATLIGGRIPLHASSNGLVLLAHAPAGVVDEVLRSPMRAYTPFTITDPRALRAELARVRSEGFAVASGHIHLESRGMAVPVRGPEGEVYAALGAVVPNDGSSAAAVLETLRVASAGITRALRALYGSGLDDAAVVHGPRPDAGVSAKSWAYIADLAGRADAAPKVRT; from the coding sequence ATGGCGCGGGGATCGGCCGGCGAATCGGCACTGCATCGGCATCTGAGAGTGCTCGACGCCTTCGACGCCCTGCATCCGTTCCTCACCCTGGGCGAGATCGCCGCAACCGCCCGCATCCCGGTGTCCACGGCGCACCGGCTGGTCGCGGAGCTGACACAGGAGGGTCTGCTCGAGCGGCTGCCGGATCGCACCTACCGCCTCGGCGTTCGGCTGTGGGAGTACGCCTCACGCACCCCCGGTGCGCTCGGGCTCCGCGAGGTCGCGCGTCCGTGGCTCGCCGCGGCGCACGCCCGCATCCGTCAGCACGTGCAGCTGGGAGTGCGCGCCGAGCTCGACGTGCTGTTCATCGAGCGGATGTCGGCGCCGGATGCGGTCGTCAACGCGACGCTCATCGGCGGCCGCATCCCGCTGCATGCCTCCTCGAACGGCCTCGTGCTGCTCGCGCACGCGCCCGCCGGCGTCGTGGACGAGGTGCTGCGCAGCCCGATGCGCGCGTACACACCGTTCACGATCACGGACCCGCGGGCGCTCCGCGCCGAGCTCGCCCGCGTCCGCTCCGAAGGTTTCGCCGTGGCGTCCGGCCACATCCATCTCGAGTCGCGGGGCATGGCCGTGCCGGTGCGCGGGCCCGAAGGCGAGGTGTACGCCGCTCTCGGAGCCGTCGTGCCGAACGACGGCTCGTCGGCCGCGGCCGTTCTCGAGACCCTGCGCGTGGCGTCGGCCGGGATCACCCGTGCGCTGCGCGCCCTGTACGGTTCCGGCCTCGACGACGCGGCCGTCGTCCACGGTCCGCGTCCGGATGCGGGTGTCTCGGCGAAGTCCTGGGCGTACATCGCCGACCTCGCCGGGCGCGCGGACGCGGCCCCGAAGGTCCGCACGTGA